Part of the Flavobacteriales bacterium genome is shown below.
GGTCATCTCGCGCATTTATTCTTCTATGAAGCAATCCATCTGACGATGAAGATCATCTGCATAGGACGCAACTACGCTGCCCATGCCAAAGAATTGGGCAACAAGGTGCCCACAGAACCTGTCGTATTTCTCAAGCCAGAGACTGCTCTTATCCCTAAAGGGCAGCCATTCTTCTATCCTGAACACTCGAATGACGTACACTATGAGGTGGAATTGGTGGTACGTATCGATCGGGTAGGTAGACATATCGAAGAGCGATTTGCACATCGCTATTACTCGGAGATCGGTCTAGGAATCGACTTTACCTGTAGGGACACCCAACAACGATTGAAAGAAGCAGGCCAGCCATGGGAGAAAGCCAAAGCATTCGATCATTCCGCACCGGTCAGTCAACGATTCCTACCTGTATCGTCATTCAGCGATGTGCAATCCATACCCTTCCGGCTTCTGAAGAACGAAGAACTCGTACAAGAAGGGAATAGCAGCGATATGATATTCCCTATCGACCGCTTGATCGCTGAGGTCTCTAAATACTTCACCTTGAAGATAGGTGACCTCATATTCACCGGCACACCTCAAGGAGTGGGACCAGTACAGGTCGGAGATACGTTGAGCGGTTTCATCGGTGAACAAAAGATGTTCTCCCTTCGCATCAAATGATGTCTAGCTGGGTCTGGGCACAAAACTGACCTCGAAGAGCTTGGGCCAGTACTTTCCGGTCACGTAGAAGGTCCTGCGCTCGGAATTGTAGGCAATGCCATTGAATACATCTTGGTCGGGAGTCTGAAGCTCAGGAGGGAGAATTCCGCGGCAATCGATGTATTCCAAGACCTTTCCACTGCTCGCATCTATTTTGGCAATGACTGTGGCCCCGTAGAGATTGGCGTAGATGTAACCATCCACATATTCCATTTCATTGATGCTTTCCAATCGCTGTTTGTCATCGTACACCGGAATGGTCCGGAGTACTTCAAAGGTTTTAGGGTCCAATACGGTAAGTACATGCGTCCCATCGGAGATGATGAGTTCACGGCCATTGTCGGTCAGCCCCCACCCTTCTGCCGTGGGTAGACTGAACTCTCCTAGTTTCTCCATCGTGTTCAGGTCATAGTAGAAACCGAGTTTGGATTTATAGGTGAGTTGATAGATACGGTCTCCCAGTATGGTCAAGCCTTCACCAAAATAGGTCATGGGTAGGTCCACCCTATCTGCGTAGTCACGCTTCATGGGGTCATAGTTATAGATAAGCGATTCCCCGTGTTGCCCAGTGCTCTCATATATACGACCGTCATGCCAGGTCAATCCCTGGGTATAGGCATCGGTATTATGATCATACATACTGATAACCTGGTACTGCATCACTTGAGGTGTGACATCAGATAGTATCTCGATGGACCAAGAGGATTCGCAGCGGGTGGAATCATCGAATAGGTATCTGATCTTCAGATCATGCCTGCCTAGCAGGAGCTCATCTGTAGGAATCTCTTCTTCCATGACGGGTATTCCGTCCAAAGTGACCGTACTGTCAAGTACCGTCTTTTCCACTTTGATACCACTGCGAAAGCGTATCGGTTGTCCAGACTGGATAGAACCGCTCTCTGAGCGTATGAAACACTGCTTGGGTTTGGCCAATGGTCGTCTATCCGGTGTATCGGAGGTGCAGCCTGAAGGGTTGAGGAAAAGCAAGCTGATCATGGCCAAAGCTATGATCCCTGCTCCTATCTTGACTATGGGTCTCATCGTTTCTCTAAATGCGCTGCAAAGGTATCAGAAGGTCATTTCTCGTCTGAGTCTGCTCCGAAATAGAAGCCTATGCTGAACTCTGGAATCATGAAATTGTCGACTCTCCAGTACGAATTGCTCGGTTCAGCGGTGCGTTCTATCAATTCTGCGGAACCTGAGAACGTCTCCACACGTCTATATCGTACCTCAGGGACGTAGTGAACATCCATTCCGAAGCCCATCCGGCCAGATAGGAACAAAGATGGAGTGATCTGGTAGATGACTCCGGTTTGGACAAAAACAGCCGCCCCAAAGCTGTATCCGGTATCATACCACAGCGTATCACCTACATATGCAGCTAGAGGATTCTCTATACTGACCTCTGCTCGCATGGTATGGGTGCTCAAGTGCACTCCTCTACCCCAAATTCCTTGGAGCCGTCCGTCTCCGAGCCATTTCTCCCTATGTATGCCCATGAGCATCTCGAAAGACCTCTCCAAGGATTCTTCCGTCACATTTTCCTGTGGTATCTCATT
Proteins encoded:
- a CDS encoding fumarylacetoacetate hydrolase family protein, which gives rise to MKIICIGRNYAAHAKELGNKVPTEPVVFLKPETALIPKGQPFFYPEHSNDVHYEVELVVRIDRVGRHIEERFAHRYYSEIGLGIDFTCRDTQQRLKEAGQPWEKAKAFDHSAPVSQRFLPVSSFSDVQSIPFRLLKNEELVQEGNSSDMIFPIDRLIAEVSKYFTLKIGDLIFTGTPQGVGPVQVGDTLSGFIGEQKMFSLRIK
- a CDS encoding glutaminyl-peptide cyclotransferase; this translates as MRPIVKIGAGIIALAMISLLFLNPSGCTSDTPDRRPLAKPKQCFIRSESGSIQSGQPIRFRSGIKVEKTVLDSTVTLDGIPVMEEEIPTDELLLGRHDLKIRYLFDDSTRCESSWSIEILSDVTPQVMQYQVISMYDHNTDAYTQGLTWHDGRIYESTGQHGESLIYNYDPMKRDYADRVDLPMTYFGEGLTILGDRIYQLTYKSKLGFYYDLNTMEKLGEFSLPTAEGWGLTDNGRELIISDGTHVLTVLDPKTFEVLRTIPVYDDKQRLESINEMEYVDGYIYANLYGATVIAKIDASSGKVLEYIDCRGILPPELQTPDQDVFNGIAYNSERRTFYVTGKYWPKLFEVSFVPRPS